A stretch of the Streptosporangium sp. NBC_01755 genome encodes the following:
- the pepN gene encoding aminopeptidase N, whose translation MAGNLTRDEARERARLLSVQSYAVELDLTEGEERFESVTTVRFTSTRPGAETFIDLAGAKVRKAVLNGVELDPSGYDPETGRLPLPGLAESNELQVDADCSYTRTGEGLHRFVDPVDKSVYLYSQFETADAHRMYACFDQPDLKATFELTVLAPSHWEVISNAAPDSAEELAEYHGKHGALQAAKRWHFPPTPVMSTYITALCAGPYHKVTSEHDGIPLGLYCRASLAEHLDPENIFEVTRQGFDFFHEVFDVRYPFGKYDQLFVPEFNAGAMENAGCVTFLEDYVFRSRVTDAMIERRAETILHEMAHMWFGDLVTMRWWDDLWLNESFATYASVLCQAEATRWGQGAWTTFANVEKSWAYRQDQLPSTHPIAADIVDMHAVEVNFDGITYAKGASVLKQLVAYVGLDNFLAGVRDYFREHAWGNTTLADLLGALEHTSGRDLSSWSKEWLETSWVNTLRPSFTTDPEGRFSDFEVLQEAPADYPTLRSHRVAIGLYSLRDDELVRVRRVELDVVGARTAVAELVGEVQPDLILINDDDLTYAKVRLDERSLQTVVNGGIGKFTESLPRALCWSAAWDMTRDAEMSARDYLALVVSGVKSITDITVTQTVLRQTRLAIQQYADPAWRDQGMARLTSALRDLVVGAGPGSDHQLAYLNALAATATSTEDLAFLKGLLDGETVLDGLTVDTDLRWTLTGALVSGGLLGEEDIAQELLRDATAAGERSAALSRASIPTAQGKVNAWTAITEGKLSGALLRSTIVGFMDPRHPELLEPYVAKYFEEIGRIWKSWTSDSAQNFANGCYPALAILPETVARTQDFISSDQPPHALRRLLLEGADGISRALRAQAKDASAS comes from the coding sequence GTGGCAGGCAATCTGACCCGTGACGAGGCGCGCGAGCGCGCACGGCTGCTCAGCGTGCAGTCCTATGCGGTGGAGCTCGACCTGACCGAGGGTGAGGAGCGCTTCGAGAGCGTCACCACGGTCCGCTTCACCAGCACCCGCCCGGGTGCCGAGACATTCATCGACCTGGCCGGCGCGAAGGTGCGCAAGGCCGTCCTGAACGGCGTCGAACTGGACCCGAGCGGCTACGACCCGGAGACCGGGCGGCTGCCGCTGCCGGGTCTGGCCGAGAGCAACGAACTGCAGGTGGACGCCGACTGCTCCTACACCCGCACCGGCGAGGGCCTGCACCGCTTCGTCGATCCGGTCGACAAGAGTGTCTACCTGTACAGCCAGTTCGAGACCGCGGACGCGCACCGGATGTACGCCTGCTTCGACCAGCCCGACCTGAAGGCCACCTTCGAGCTGACCGTGCTCGCGCCGTCCCACTGGGAGGTCATCTCCAACGCGGCGCCCGACTCGGCTGAGGAGCTGGCGGAGTACCACGGCAAGCACGGCGCGCTCCAGGCGGCCAAGCGCTGGCACTTCCCGCCCACCCCGGTGATGTCGACCTACATCACCGCCCTGTGCGCCGGGCCGTACCACAAGGTGACCTCCGAGCACGACGGCATCCCGCTGGGCCTGTACTGCCGGGCCTCGCTCGCCGAACACCTCGACCCGGAGAACATCTTCGAGGTGACCCGGCAGGGCTTCGACTTCTTCCACGAGGTCTTCGACGTCCGCTACCCGTTCGGGAAGTACGACCAGCTCTTCGTCCCCGAGTTCAACGCCGGGGCGATGGAGAACGCGGGCTGCGTGACCTTCCTGGAGGACTACGTCTTCCGTTCGCGCGTCACCGACGCGATGATCGAGCGCCGCGCCGAGACGATCCTGCACGAGATGGCGCACATGTGGTTCGGTGACCTGGTCACCATGCGCTGGTGGGACGACCTGTGGCTGAACGAGTCGTTCGCCACCTACGCCTCGGTGCTCTGCCAGGCCGAGGCCACCCGCTGGGGCCAGGGCGCGTGGACGACCTTCGCCAACGTCGAGAAGTCCTGGGCCTACCGCCAGGACCAGCTGCCCTCGACCCACCCGATCGCCGCCGACATCGTCGACATGCACGCGGTCGAGGTCAACTTCGACGGGATCACCTACGCCAAGGGCGCCTCGGTCCTCAAGCAGCTCGTCGCCTACGTGGGGCTGGACAACTTCCTGGCCGGGGTCCGCGACTACTTCCGTGAGCACGCCTGGGGCAACACCACGCTCGCGGACCTGCTCGGCGCGCTGGAGCACACCTCGGGGCGCGACCTGTCCTCCTGGTCGAAGGAGTGGCTGGAGACCTCCTGGGTCAACACGCTGCGCCCGTCGTTCACCACCGACCCCGAGGGCCGTTTCAGCGATTTCGAGGTGCTCCAGGAGGCCCCTGCCGACTACCCGACGCTGCGCTCGCACCGCGTGGCCATCGGCCTGTACTCCCTGCGGGACGACGAACTGGTCCGCGTGAGGCGGGTCGAGCTGGACGTGGTCGGTGCGCGCACGGCGGTGGCCGAGCTGGTCGGCGAGGTCCAGCCGGATCTGATCTTGATCAACGATGACGATCTGACCTATGCCAAGGTCAGGCTCGACGAGCGGTCGCTGCAGACCGTGGTGAACGGCGGCATCGGCAAGTTCACCGAGTCCCTGCCCCGTGCACTGTGCTGGTCGGCCGCCTGGGACATGACCCGCGACGCCGAGATGTCCGCCCGCGACTACCTCGCCCTGGTCGTCTCCGGGGTCAAGTCGATCACCGACATCACGGTCACCCAGACCGTACTCCGCCAGACCCGCCTGGCCATCCAGCAGTACGCCGACCCCGCCTGGCGCGACCAGGGCATGGCCCGGCTGACCTCCGCGCTGCGCGACCTGGTCGTGGGCGCCGGGCCCGGCTCCGACCACCAGCTCGCCTACCTGAACGCACTGGCGGCCACGGCCACCTCCACCGAGGACCTGGCGTTCCTGAAGGGGCTGCTGGACGGTGAGACCGTGCTCGACGGCCTCACCGTCGACACCGACCTGCGTTGGACACTGACCGGCGCCCTGGTCTCCGGTGGCCTGCTCGGCGAGGAGGACATCGCTCAGGAGCTGCTGCGCGACGCCACCGCGGCGGGCGAGCGCTCCGCCGCGCTCTCCCGTGCCTCGATCCCGACGGCGCAGGGCAAGGTGAACGCCTGGACGGCGATCACCGAGGGCAAGCTGAGCGGCGCGCTGCTCCGCTCGACGATCGTCGGCTTCATGGATCCGCGCCATCCGGAGCTGCTGGAGCCGTACGTGGCGAAGTACTTCGAGGAGATCGGCAGGATCTGGAAGTCCTGGACCTCCGACAGCGCCCAGAACTTCGCCAACGGCTGCTACCCGGCTCTGGCCATCTTGCCCGAGACGGTTGCCAGGACCCAGGACTTCATCTCGTCCGACCAGCCGCCGCACGCCCTGCGGCGGCTGCTGCTCGAGGGCGCCGACGGTATCAGCCGCGCCCTGCGCGCCCAGGCCAAGGACGCCTCCGCGAGCTGA
- a CDS encoding DUF5130 family protein, whose product MLTLTSTQGDDIRGALRTAERLTGLRFAAYLGPAIGPRRHFSERLHAALGEEADRAVLVFVDHRGRALEIVTGSRARAWLPDAECRATAMSMAAILGLGDLVGGLVTGVLLLADRASRRG is encoded by the coding sequence ATGCTGACCCTGACCTCGACACAGGGAGACGACATCCGCGGGGCCCTGCGCACGGCGGAGCGGCTCACCGGGCTGCGCTTCGCCGCCTACCTCGGGCCGGCGATCGGCCCGCGCCGTCACTTCTCCGAGCGGCTGCACGCCGCGCTGGGAGAGGAGGCCGACAGGGCGGTGCTCGTCTTCGTGGACCATCGGGGGAGGGCACTGGAGATCGTCACCGGTTCGCGGGCCAGGGCCTGGCTGCCCGACGCCGAGTGCCGCGCGACCGCGATGTCGATGGCCGCGATCCTCGGCCTGGGCGATCTGGTGGGCGGGCTGGTCACCGGAGTCCTGCTGCTGGCGGACCGGGCGTCGCGGCGCGGATGA
- a CDS encoding amidase, whose protein sequence is MAHIHDLNALEQAAAVRRREISPVEITEHYLDRIARLDSQIGAYVTVTPELALEQAHKVEARVLAGDDPSPLAGVPIPIKDLNLVKGVPIHFGSATYEDFVAPVDDSVVERLRDAGTIMLGKTATPEFGLPCYTETSVSAPSRTPWDPSRSAGGSSGGAAAAVAAGLAPAAQGSDGAGSIRIPASVCGLFGIKPSRGRISFAPIIPDLAGLSTNGPIARTVADAAALLDVMAHHNPGDLYHAPPPGLGSFSAYVGRDPGRLRIARYAEPLVPGVVVDPEVLDAYEHASAELAALGHEVVDIAPPFGPDLVPQFVTLWYAFSCMHPVDPTKQDRLRPLTAWLRERGFATPAPDFLQAQSALQLATRFGLLATDPYDAVLTPTVTQPPRPVGWFEDVDDPEETFERMKRFAAFPAIYNVSGQPAVNLPLHWSADGLPIGVMLAGRFGDEGTLISVSSQIEAVRGGFWGERRPAVW, encoded by the coding sequence GTGGCTCACATTCACGACCTTAACGCCCTGGAGCAGGCGGCAGCCGTGCGGCGCAGGGAGATCTCGCCCGTCGAGATCACCGAGCACTACCTCGACCGGATCGCCCGCCTGGACTCCCAGATCGGCGCGTACGTAACCGTGACCCCCGAACTCGCCCTGGAACAGGCGCACAAGGTCGAGGCGAGGGTGCTCGCCGGAGACGACCCCTCTCCCCTGGCCGGAGTGCCGATCCCGATCAAGGACCTCAACCTCGTCAAGGGCGTGCCGATCCACTTCGGCTCGGCCACCTACGAGGACTTCGTCGCGCCGGTGGACGACAGCGTGGTCGAGCGGCTCAGGGACGCTGGGACGATCATGCTCGGCAAGACCGCGACACCCGAGTTCGGGCTGCCGTGCTACACCGAGACCTCCGTCTCGGCGCCCAGCCGCACCCCATGGGACCCCTCCCGGTCGGCGGGAGGGTCCAGCGGCGGCGCGGCGGCCGCGGTCGCCGCGGGCCTGGCCCCCGCCGCGCAGGGCAGCGACGGTGCCGGGTCGATCCGCATCCCCGCCTCGGTCTGCGGGCTGTTCGGTATCAAGCCCTCCCGGGGCCGGATCAGCTTCGCGCCGATAATTCCAGACCTGGCCGGCCTGTCGACCAACGGCCCGATCGCCAGGACCGTCGCCGACGCCGCCGCGCTGCTCGACGTGATGGCCCACCACAACCCCGGCGACCTCTACCACGCGCCGCCGCCCGGACTCGGCTCCTTCAGCGCGTACGTGGGCCGCGACCCCGGCCGCCTGCGGATCGCCCGCTACGCCGAGCCGCTGGTTCCCGGTGTCGTCGTGGACCCCGAGGTGCTCGACGCCTACGAGCACGCCTCGGCGGAGCTGGCGGCGCTCGGACACGAGGTGGTCGACATCGCCCCGCCGTTCGGGCCGGACCTGGTGCCGCAGTTCGTGACGCTCTGGTACGCGTTCTCCTGCATGCATCCGGTCGATCCGACCAAGCAGGACAGGCTCCGGCCGCTGACCGCCTGGCTGCGCGAGCGCGGCTTCGCCACCCCGGCCCCCGACTTCCTGCAGGCCCAGTCGGCGCTGCAACTCGCCACCCGGTTCGGCCTGCTGGCGACCGACCCCTATGACGCGGTGCTCACCCCGACCGTGACGCAACCGCCCAGGCCCGTGGGCTGGTTCGAGGACGTCGACGATCCCGAGGAGACCTTCGAGCGGATGAAGCGGTTCGCCGCCTTCCCGGCCATCTACAACGTCAGCGGTCAGCCCGCGGTCAACCTGCCGCTGCACTGGAGCGCGGACGGCCTCCCGATCGGCGTGATGCTGGCCGGCAGGTTCGGCGACGAGGGCACCCTGATCTCCGTGTCGTCGCAGATCGAGGCCGTACGCGGGGGTTTCTGGGGTGAGCGCAGACCCGCCGTCTGGTAG
- a CDS encoding nuclease-related domain-containing protein, whose protein sequence is MDSGQVPEDGNTTSPIWVSDRQAEDRPTSRPAAPASTYAPVERAALRSLLDHPKYRHLRRRVLVAVGVGVLAAVLLASWQLGFTAAVVAAIVDTVLHARSSSSVPAWRRSSVAERRTEMQLKRLERGGYRTLHARAIPGSEAQIDHLVVGPTGVYAVDSEKWDKRLPVRVQSHRKLFHGPFNQKPRLDEARWEASQAAELIGAELGREITIVPSLAIYGPAIPWKVLNVREVDVFDGSRVRKWITKRERSLTDTEIERIYEVAGQVLPARYPEN, encoded by the coding sequence GTGGATTCCGGTCAGGTACCAGAAGACGGTAACACTACGTCACCGATTTGGGTCAGTGACCGACAGGCCGAGGACCGGCCGACGTCTCGACCCGCCGCACCAGCGTCTACGTACGCACCCGTCGAGCGCGCCGCGCTGCGCAGCCTGCTCGACCACCCCAAGTACCGCCACCTGCGCCGGCGCGTTCTCGTCGCGGTCGGCGTGGGCGTGCTCGCGGCCGTCCTGCTGGCCAGCTGGCAGCTGGGCTTCACCGCCGCCGTGGTGGCCGCGATCGTCGACACGGTGCTGCATGCCCGCTCCAGCTCGTCGGTGCCCGCCTGGCGGCGCTCCTCGGTCGCGGAGCGGCGGACGGAGATGCAGTTGAAACGGCTGGAGCGCGGGGGCTACCGCACCCTGCACGCCCGCGCGATCCCCGGTAGCGAGGCCCAGATCGACCACCTGGTCGTGGGTCCCACCGGCGTCTACGCGGTCGACTCGGAGAAGTGGGACAAGCGCCTGCCCGTCCGCGTCCAGTCGCACCGCAAGCTGTTCCACGGCCCGTTCAACCAGAAGCCCCGTCTCGACGAGGCGCGCTGGGAGGCGTCCCAGGCCGCCGAGCTGATCGGCGCGGAGCTCGGCCGTGAGATCACGATCGTGCCGTCCCTGGCGATCTACGGCCCGGCCATCCCCTGGAAGGTCCTCAACGTCCGCGAGGTCGACGTGTTCGACGGTAGTCGTGTCCGTAAATGGATCACCAAGCGGGAACGCTCACTCACCGACACCGAAATCGAAAGGATCTACGAGGTCGCCGGGCAGGTCCTGCCCGCGCGCTACCCGGAGAACTGA
- the ilvD gene encoding dihydroxy-acid dehydratase produces MPALRSRTVTHGRNMAGARALLRATGVAGEDFGKPIIAVANSFTQFVPGHVHLREVGDVVAGAIREAGAIPREFNTIAVDDGIAMGHGGMLYSLPSRELIADAVEYMVNAHCADALICVSNCDKITPGMLLAAFRLNIPTVFVSGGPMEAGKTPNGKLDLIDPMIAAANDAVSDAELLEMEENACPTCGSCSGMFTANSMNCLAEAIGLALPGNGTILATHKARRKLFEDAGRRLVEITRRYYEQDDETVLPRAIATKDAFENAMALDVAMGGSTNTILHILAAAREAEVDFGLKEINEISLRVPCLCKVAPATAKYHVEDVHRAGGIPAILGELDRGGLLHRDAYTVNGGTLGDYLDAWDPQSPGALPEALELWHAGPGNVRTVKPFSQGARWEELDLDRSEGCVRDVEHAYTRDGGLAVLYGNIATEGCIVKTAGVDESIWRFEGPAVVFESQDDAVEGILNNRVKAGDVVVIRYEGPKGGPGMQEMLYPTSFLKGKGLGKDCALITDGRFSGGTSGLSIGHASPEAAEGGTIALVEDGDLVAIDIPGRSIGLKVSEEELTARRERLLADLGGYRPRDRQRPVSAALQAYAALTTSASTGASRDLSQLSR; encoded by the coding sequence ATGCCCGCCCTCAGGTCTCGTACGGTCACTCACGGCAGGAACATGGCCGGGGCCCGGGCCCTACTCCGGGCGACGGGCGTAGCCGGCGAGGACTTCGGGAAACCGATCATCGCCGTGGCCAACAGCTTCACCCAGTTCGTCCCCGGGCACGTCCACCTGCGCGAGGTCGGTGACGTTGTGGCCGGCGCGATCCGCGAGGCGGGGGCGATCCCGCGCGAGTTCAACACGATCGCGGTCGACGACGGCATCGCGATGGGTCACGGCGGCATGCTGTACTCGCTGCCCAGCCGCGAGCTGATCGCGGACGCGGTCGAGTACATGGTCAACGCGCACTGTGCCGACGCGCTGATCTGCGTCTCCAACTGCGACAAGATCACTCCGGGCATGCTGCTCGCCGCCTTCAGGCTGAACATCCCCACCGTCTTCGTCTCCGGCGGTCCGATGGAGGCGGGTAAGACCCCCAACGGGAAGCTCGACCTGATCGACCCGATGATCGCCGCGGCCAACGACGCCGTCTCCGACGCCGAACTGCTGGAGATGGAGGAGAACGCCTGCCCGACCTGTGGTTCGTGCAGCGGCATGTTCACCGCCAACTCGATGAACTGCCTCGCCGAGGCCATCGGCCTCGCGCTCCCGGGCAACGGCACGATCCTGGCCACGCACAAGGCGCGCAGGAAGCTGTTCGAGGACGCCGGGCGCCGGCTCGTGGAGATCACCCGCCGCTACTACGAGCAGGACGACGAGACGGTCCTGCCGCGCGCCATCGCGACCAAGGACGCGTTCGAGAACGCCATGGCGCTGGACGTGGCGATGGGCGGCTCGACCAACACGATCCTGCACATCCTCGCGGCGGCCCGCGAGGCCGAAGTCGACTTCGGGCTGAAGGAGATCAACGAGATCTCGCTGCGGGTGCCCTGTCTGTGCAAGGTCGCCCCCGCCACGGCGAAGTACCACGTCGAGGACGTCCACCGCGCCGGCGGCATCCCGGCGATCCTGGGCGAGCTCGACCGAGGGGGCCTGCTCCACCGCGACGCCTACACGGTCAACGGCGGCACCCTGGGCGACTACCTCGACGCCTGGGACCCGCAGTCGCCGGGTGCGCTGCCGGAGGCGCTTGAGCTGTGGCACGCGGGCCCCGGCAACGTCCGCACCGTGAAGCCCTTCTCCCAGGGCGCCCGCTGGGAGGAGTTGGACCTCGACCGGTCCGAGGGCTGCGTGCGTGACGTCGAGCACGCCTACACCCGCGACGGCGGCCTGGCCGTCCTCTACGGCAACATCGCCACCGAGGGCTGCATCGTCAAGACCGCCGGGGTCGACGAGTCGATCTGGAGGTTCGAGGGCCCGGCCGTGGTCTTCGAGTCGCAGGACGACGCGGTCGAGGGCATCCTCAACAACAGGGTCAAGGCCGGTGACGTCGTGGTGATCCGCTACGAGGGACCGAAGGGCGGGCCCGGCATGCAGGAGATGCTCTACCCCACCTCGTTCCTCAAGGGCAAGGGGCTGGGCAAGGACTGCGCGCTGATCACCGACGGCCGCTTCTCAGGCGGCACGAGCGGCCTGTCCATCGGTCATGCCTCCCCCGAGGCTGCCGAGGGCGGCACCATCGCGCTCGTCGAGGACGGCGATCTCGTCGCGATCGACATCCCCGGCCGCTCGATCGGGCTGAAGGTCTCCGAGGAGGAACTGACCGCGCGCCGGGAGAGGCTCCTGGCCGACCTGGGCGGCTACCGGCCGCGCGACCGCCAGCGCCCGGTGAGCGCCGCGCTGCAGGCGTACGCCGCGCTCACGACCTCCGCCTCCACCGGCGCCTCGCGCGACCTGTCGCAGCTGTCACGCTGA